The following are encoded together in the Bubalus kerabau isolate K-KA32 ecotype Philippines breed swamp buffalo chromosome 3, PCC_UOA_SB_1v2, whole genome shotgun sequence genome:
- the LOC129647184 gene encoding olfactory receptor 12D2-like — protein sequence MLFCLFFQVMLNQTSVTEFLLLGVTDIQVLQPVLFLIFLATYIVNVAGNAAILMVVISDPRLHSPMYFFLGNLSCLDICYSTVTLPKMLENFFSTHKAISFLGCISQLHFLHFLGSTESMLLAVMGFDRFVAICKPLRYPLIMSHQVCVQMAVTVWIIGFFHALLHSVMTSHLNFCGSNHIHHFFCDVKPLLELACRNTELNEWLLNTVTGTCAIGPFFLTLLSYSYIIIYLFFKTHSCSMLHKALSTCVSHVMVVVLFYAPVVFTYIRPATGSSVEQERIIAIMYTVVTPVLNPLIYTLRNKEVKGALRRAISRRF from the coding sequence AtgttattttgtcttttctttcaagTGATGCTGAATCAGACCTCAGTCACTGAATTTCTCCTCCTGGGAGTGACAgacatccaagtactgcagccTGTTCTTTTCCTGATTTTCCTTGCAACTTACATTGTCAATGTGGCTGGGAATGCAGCCATCCTGATGGTTGTCATCTCTGATCCAAGACTCCATTCtcctatgtattttttcctgggaaacCTGTCATGTCTAGATATCTGCTACTCCACGGTGACTCTGCCAAAGATGCTGGAGAACTTCTTCTCTACACACAAAGCAATTTCTTTCTTGGGATGCATAAGCCAGCTTCATTTCCTCCACTTCTTGGGCAGCACAGAGTCCATGTTGCTGGCCGTGATGGGTTTTGACCGCTTTGTGGCTATCTGCAAACCACTTCGTTACCCCCTTATCATGAGTCATCAGGTCTGTGTCCAGATGGCTGTCACTGTCTGGATTATTGGGTTTTTCCATGCCCTGCTGCACTCAGTAATGACCTCTCACTTAAACTTCTGTGGTTCCAACCATATCCATCACTTCTTCTGTGATGTTAAGCCATTGTTGGAGTTGGCCTGCAGGAACACTGAGCTCAATGAGTGGCTGCTAAATACTGTCACGGGGACTTGTGCCATTGGCCCATTTTTTCTAACACTTCTATCCTATTCCTACATTATTATCTATCTTTTTTTCAAGACCCATTCTTGCAGCATGCTCCATAAAGCACTGTCTACTTGTGTCTCCCACGTCATGGTAGTTGTTCTTTTCTATGCTCCCGTAGTTTTCACTTATATTCGTCCTGCCACAGGTAGCTCTGTGGAGCAGGAACGGATCATTGCCATTATGTACACCGTGGTCACTCCTGTACTAAATCCACTGATCTATACTTTGAGGAACAAGGAAGTGAAGGGGGCCTTGAGGAGAGCAATCAGTAGAAGATTCTGA